A genomic segment from Spinacia oleracea cultivar Varoflay chromosome 3, BTI_SOV_V1, whole genome shotgun sequence encodes:
- the LOC110777134 gene encoding CBL-interacting serine/threonine-protein kinase 14, whose amino-acid sequence MPERHFSGKYKLTKLLNNGTYAKVYQAKDTRTGDTVAIKSFDSPHNLDVVEIQAMSRLNHRHVTKLVEVIAAASTGQVFVVTDFARCGDLFDMIAKRGPLGEDLTRHYFQQLISAVNHCHSRGVFHRDIKPENLLLDAKWSLKLSDFGLAAIVDSSGPMVRESCGTVEYAAPEVIMAERGGGGYDAAKADVWSCGVVLYVLCAGFLPFNGENVDLEEMVGKMKRGEFRLLKKMSTGLKWLLLRLLDPNPETRISVDEIIQDGWFRQGYEEVISDEEDC is encoded by the coding sequence ATGCCAGAAAGACACTTCTCTGGTAAATACAAGCTAACCAAGCTTCTAAACAATGGAACCTACGCTAAAGTCTACCAAGCCAAAGACACTCGAACCGGCGACACGGTGGCTATAAAGTCATTCGACTCCCCCCACAACCTCGACGTGGTGGAGATACAGGCGATGAGCCGGTTAAACCACCGCCACGTCACCAAGCTTGTCGAAGTCATAGCTGCAGCTAGTACAGGCCAAGTCTTCGTCGTAACAGATTTCGCAAGATGCGGCGACTTGTTCGACATGATTGCTAAACGCGGCCCATTAGGGGAAGATCTCACGCGCCACTACTTCCAACAGTTGATCTCCGCCGTCAACCACTGCCACTCCCGTGGTGTTTTCCACCGCGATATCAAACCGGAAAACCTCCTCCTCGACGCTAAATGGAGTCTCAAGCTTTCCGATTTCGGGCTCGCCGCAATCGTCGATTCCAGCGGCCCGATGGTGAGGGAATCTTGTGGGACTGTAGAGTATGCGGCGCCGGAGGTGATTATGGCGGAAAGAGGTGGTGGTGGGTATGATGCGGCGAAGGCGGATGTTTGGTCATGCGGTGTCGTTTTGTATGTGCTATGTGCTGGGTTTTTACCCTTTAATGGTGAAAACGTTGATTTAGAGGAGATGGTGGGGAAGATGAAGAGAGGGGAGTTTAGATTGCTTAAGAAAATGTCTACGGGTTTAAAGTGGTTGTTGTTGAGATTATTGGATCCGAACCCGGAAACCCGGATTAGTGTTGATGAGATTATTCAAGATGGGTGGTTTCGACAGGGGTATGAAGAAGTAATTAGTGATGAAGAAGATTGTTGA